From the Musa acuminata AAA Group cultivar baxijiao chromosome BXJ1-2, Cavendish_Baxijiao_AAA, whole genome shotgun sequence genome, one window contains:
- the LOC103975804 gene encoding uncharacterized protein LOC103975804, with product MSCSSSSASEEDEGVDAYRKGGYHAVRVGDQFAGGRYIAQRKLGWGHFSTVWLAYDTRSQNFVALKIQKSAPEFAQAAIHEIELLSAIAEGDASNSKCIVRLLDHFKHVGPNGQHLCLVIEFLGDSLLRLVKYNRYKGIGLDRVRNICRSILVGLDYLHREVGIIHTDLKLENVLLVSTIDPSKDPVRSGFTPILERPEGNPNGGTVVNMIEKRLKKKAKRARARIAERRASDPLVLQQERSLEGIDLGCKIVDFGNACWCDKQLTDDIQTRQYRSPEVILGAGYSFSTDMWSFACMAFELATGDMLFTPKIGQGYSEDEDHLALMMELLGKMPKKIATTGSRSKDYFDRYGDLKRIRRLKFWPLDRLLVEKYKFSEAIAHEFVEFLCPLFDFAPEKRPTAAQCLQHPWLKVRDAKSGGENNEAGMEKLETGMSKLKVQVGK from the exons ATGTCGTGCTCGTCGTCGTCGGCGTCGGAGGAGGACGAGGGCGTGGATGCCTACAGGAAAGGGGGGTACCACGCCGTCAGGGTCGGCGATCAATTCGCCGGCGGGCGGTACATCGCCCAGCGGAAGCTCGGGTGGGGCCATTTCTCCACCGTCTGGCTCGCCTACGACACCCGATCCCAG AATTTTGTTGCTCTCAAAATCCAAAAGAGTGCACCGGAGTTCGCTCAAGCTGCCATCCATGAGATTGAGCTGCTTTCAGCAATTGCCGAAGGAGATGCCTCAAATTCCAAGTGCATCGTCCGATTGCTTGACCACTTCAAGCATGTTGGACCAAATGGACAGCATCTTTGCCTGGTAATCGAGTTCCTTGGCGATAGCCTACTTCGGCTTGTCAAGTACAACCGCTATAAAGGCATTGGGTTGGATAGAGTGAGAAACATATGCAGGTCTATCTTGGTTGGTCTTGATTATTTGCACCGGGAAGTTGGCATCATTCACACAGATTTGAAACTGGAGAATGTTCTTCTTGTTTCCACTATTGATCCTTCGAAGGATCCAGTCAGGTCTGGGTTCACCCCAATCCTAGAGAGGCCCGAGGGCAACCCAAATGGGGGAACGGTGGTCAATATGATTGAGAAGAGGCTGAAGAAAAAGGCAAAGAGGGCAAGGGCAAGAATCGCTGAGAGGAGAGCATCAGATCCACTGGTTTTGCAGCAGGAAAGGAGCTTAGAAGGGATTGATCTGGGATGCAAAATTGTGGATTTTGGGAATGCTTGTTGGTGCGATAAACAGTTAACTGATGATATCCAGACAAGGCAATATAGGTCACCTGAGGTCATTCTTGGTGCTGGTTACTCATTTTCCACAGATATGTGGTCTTTTGCTTGCATGGCTTTTGAGCTTGCCACTGGAGATATGTTATTTACTCCTAAAATTGGCCAAGGATATAGTGAAGATGAG GATCACTTGGCTTTAATGATGGAGCTCCTTGGAAAGATGCCCAAAAAG ATTGCTACTACTGGATCCCGATCAAAGGACTACTTTGACAGGTATGGAGACCTGAAGAGGATACGAAGGCTGAAATTCTGGCCTCTGGATCGGTTGCTTGTTGAGAAATACAAATTTTCTGAGGCCATTGCCCATGAATTTGTGGAGTTTCTATGCCCTCTATTTGACTTTGCTCCAGAGAAGCGACCAACGGCGGCACAGTGTCTGCAACATCCATGGCTTAAGGTCAGAGATGCAAAATCTGGTGGTGAAAATAATGAAGCTGGTATGGAAAAGCTGGAGACTGGTATGAGTAAGCTTAAAGTTCAGGTGGGGAAGTGA
- the LOC135604960 gene encoding U-box domain-containing protein 44-like, which yields MAESWDGGHSDDSFRDSLYTEPIYEAFLCPLTRQVMRDPVSIENGQTFERDAIEKWFKECRDSGRRPTCPLTHEELKSTDLNPSIALRNTIEEWTKRNEAVQLDKACRTLSLGNSEIDVLQSLNYITHICQKSRYNKHAVHNAELVPMISSMLKSGNRKVRLKALETLCIIAEGDDDNKEVIAAGDNIRTIVKFLSHEHSQEREEAVSLLYELSKSESLCEKIGGVSGAILILVGMASSKSTNILTVERADKTLENLEKCENNVRQMAENGRLQPLLTLLLKGSPETRLSMVSYLGELVLSNDVKVFVAQTAGSVLVDVMKSGSNLAREAALKSLNQISSYETSAKILIHAGILPPLVKYLFTVGVNQLPMRMKEVSATILANVVSSGANFESIPLDQDRRTLVSEDIVHNLLHLINNTGPAIECKLLQVLVGLTSSATTVVNIVAAIKSSGATISLIQFVEAPQKDVRMASIKLLQNISPYMCQELADALRSTGGQLSSLINVIAEDNGISEEQAAAIGLLADLPESDTGLTRRLLEEGAFKIAFSKVVSIRQGITRGGRFVTRFLEGLVRVLSRLTYILEGEPEVIALAREYSLASLFTDLLQMNELDKVQRVSALSLQNLSKQSKHLTQVPVVPEPRFFCSIFPCLGKQPVITGLCRVHHGFCSIKHSFCLLEGKAVEKLVACLDHTNEKVVEAALAALCTLLDDDGDIDQGVSVLDEADGIKPILDILRDNRTEILRQKAVWAVERILRNDDIANEIAGDQNVGTALVEAFRHGDYRTRQIAERALKHVDKLPNFSGIFTKKGG from the exons ATGGCAGAAAGTTGGGATGGTGGCCATTCAGATGATAGCTTCCGTGACAGTCTATACACTGAGCCTATATATGAAGCATTTCTTTGTCCCCTTACAAGGCAAGTTATGAGAGATCCTGTTTCCATAGAGAATGGGCAGACTTTTGAGCGGGATGCAATAGAGAAATGGTTCAAAGAATGCAGGGATAGTGGAAGGAGGCCAACCTGTCCGTTGACACACGAAGAGTTGAAGAGTACTGATTTAAACCCCAGTATTGCTCTGAGGAACACTATTGAAGAGTGGACCAAAAGAAATGAAGCTGTCCAGCTTGACAAAGCATGTAGAACACTGTCTCTCGGGAACTCAGAGATTGATGTTTTACAGTCTCTTAACTACATCACACATATTTGCCAGAAAAGCAGGTACAACAAGCATGCTGTGCATAATGCAGAGTTAGTACCAATGATTTCTAGCATGCTGAAGAGTGGCAACAGGAAAGTGCGACTTAAAGCTCTAGAAACTCTTTGCATCATAGCTGAAGGGGATGATGATAATAAG GAAGTTATAGCTGCGGGTGACAACATCCGAACGATTGTGAAGTTTTTGTCACATGAGCATTCCCAAGAGAGAGAAGAAGCTGTGTCATTATTGTATGAGCTTTCAAAATCTGAATCTTTGTGTGAAAAGATCGGTGGAGTCAGTGGAGCAATTCTTATATTGGTTGGGATGGCAAGTAGTAAATCAACAAATATCTTGACTGTAGAGAGAGCTGATAAGACATTAGAAAATCTAGAGAAGTGTGAGAACAATGTGAGGCAAATGGCTGAAAATGGCAGATTGCAGCCACTTCTTACCCTTCTCCTGAAAG GGTCACCTGAAACACGGCTGTCAATGGTTTCTTACCTTGGAGAGCTTGTTTTGAGCAATGATGTGAAAGTCTTTGTAGCCCAGACAGCAGGTTCAGTTTTAGTTGATGTCATGAAAAGTGGGAGTAATCTGGCAAGAGAAGCTGCTCTCAAGTCTTTGAATCAGATCTCATCTTATGAGACCAGTGCAAAGATACTTATTCATGCAGGCATCCTTCCCCCACTTGTCAAGTACCTTTTCACTGTAGGCGTCAACCAACTACCCATGAGGATGAAAGAGGTATCTGCAACAATTCTTGCCAACGTTGTGTCCTCAGGTGCTAATTTTGAGTCCATTCCTCTTGACCAAGATCGTAGGACTTTGGTTTCTGAAGACATTGTTCACAATCTCCTTCATCTAATCAATAACACTGGACCTGCTATTGAGTGCAAGCTCCTTCAGGTGCTTGTTGGGCTTACAAGTTCTGCCACCACTGTTGTGAATATAGTTGCTGCAATAAAAAGCTCTGGTGCTACCATTAGTCTCATTCAGTTTGTTGAAGCTCCACAGAAAGATGTTCGAATGGCTTCTATAAAACTTCTGCAAAATATATCTCCCTACATGTGCCAAGAGCTGGCTGATGCTTTGCGTAGTACTGGTGGCCAGCTCAGCAGTTTGATTAATGTCATTGCAGAGGACAATGGGATCTCTGAAGAGCAAGCTGCTGCAATCGGACTCCTTGCTGACCTTCCTGAGAGTGACACTGGTTTAACTAGGAGGCTCCTGGAGGAAGGTGCTTTCAAGATAGCCTTTTCCAAAGTGGTCAGTATCAGGCAAGGGATAACTCGTGGGGGGCGCTTTGTCACTCGGTTTCTGGAAGGGCTTGTTAGGGTTCTCTCCAGGCTCACATATATTCTGGAGGGTGAACCTGAGGTCATTGCCCTTGCTCGTGAGTACAGTCTTGCCTCACTCTTTACTGATCTGCTTCAGATGAATGAACTGGACAAAGTGCAAAGAGTTTCGGCACTGTCACTGCAAAATCTCTCCAAACAGTCAAAACATCTGACACAGGTCCCAGTCGTTCCAGAGCCACGATTTTTCTGTTCCATATTTCCTTGTCTAGGCAAGCAACCAGTTATAACCGGGCTATGTCGAGTCCATCATGGTTTCTGTTCAATAAAGCATAGCTTCTGTTTGTTGGAAGGGAAGGCAGTAGAAAAGTTGGTTGCTTGTTTAGATCATACAAACGAGAAAGTTGTTGAGGCTGCTTTAGCAGCATTGTGCACTCTTTTGGATGATGATGGGGACATCGACCAAGGAGTATCGGTGTTGGATGAGGCAGATGGGATTAAACCAATTCTGGATATATTGCGTGACAATCGAACGGAGATACTTAGGCAGAAAGCTGTGTGGGCGGTTGAGAGGATTTTGAGGAATGATGACATAGCTAATGAGATTGCGGGGGATCAGAATGTTGGGACAGCATTAGTTGAAGCATTTCGGCACGGGGACTATAGGACGAGGCAAATTGCGGAGCGAGCACTGAAGCATGTGGATAAGTTACCCAACTTCTCTGGGATTTTCACAAAAAAAGGGGGATAA
- the LOC135612911 gene encoding ALA-interacting subunit 5-like isoform X1 has translation MGDSTSPSDGPAEPRRKSKKPKYSRFTQQELPACKPLLTPMIVVTTFALIGIIFIPIGLASLSASEQVVEIVYQYDVDCIPEQSQNDKVAFIQSSVPRHMDGPVHIYYELDNFYQNHRRYVKSRSDKQLRSKASEKVTTNCAPEATTSDGSVIVPCGLIAWSLFNDTYSFAIDSKTIEVNKKNIAWQSDKEHKFGNNVYPKNFQMGGLIGGAKLNASIPLSEQEDLIVWMRTAALPKFRKLYGRIEMDLDANDQITVTIQNNYNTYSFEGKKKLVLSTTSWIGGKNDFLGTAYLTVGSLCLFLAMAFIVLYLLKPRTLGDPSYLSWNRNPDGHY, from the exons ATGGGAGATTCGACGTCCCCAAGCGACGGCCCAGCCGAGCCGAGGAGGAAATCCAAGAAACCCAAAT attcGAGATTTACACAACAAGAGCTTCCTGCTTGCAAACCTCTACTAACTCCAATGATT GTAGTAACGACATTCGCTTTGATAGGAATCATCTTCATTCCAATTGGACTTGCTTCCTTGTCTGCATCAGAGCAA GTGGTTGAAATTGTTTATCAATATGACGTGGACTGCATTCCTGAGCAATCACAGAATGACAAAGTGGCATTCATTCAAAGCAGT GTGCCAAGGCACATGGATGGTCCTGTTCATATTTATTATGAGCTTGACAACTTCTATCAGAACCATCGCAG gtatgttaaaagcCGAAGCGATAAGCAACTAAGAAGCAAGGCAAGTGAGAAAGTAACCACTAACTGTGCACCTGAAGCCACAACTTCAGATGGCTCTGTAATTGTTCCATGTGGCCTCATTGCTTGGAGCTTGTTCAACGATACATACTCATTTGCAATAGACAGTAAAACAATTGAGGTGAATAAAAAGAATATAGCCTGGCAAAGTGACAAAGAACATAAATTTGGAAATAATGTTTATCCCAAGAATTTCCAGATGGGAGGTCTGATAGGAGGCGCCAAGCTCAATGCCAGCATACCT TTGAGCGAGCAAGAAGATCTCATTGTTTGGATGAGAACAGCTGCCCTGCCAAAATTCAGAAAACTATATGGCAGAATCGAAATGGACCTTGATGCCAATGACCAAATAACAGTGACGATACAGAACAACTACAACACATATAGTTTTGAGGGGAAGAAAAAATTGGTACTTTCAACTACCTCCTGGATAGGTGGGAAAAATGATTTCCTCGGTACTGCTTATCTCACAGTTGGTAGTCTATGCCTATTTCTTGCAATGGCCTTCATAGTTCTGTATTTGCTGAAACCAAG GACTCTTGGAGATCCTTCATACTTATCTTGGAACAGGAATCCTGATGGACATTACTAG
- the LOC135612911 gene encoding ALA-interacting subunit 5-like isoform X2 has protein sequence MGDSTSPSDGPAEPRRKSKKPKYSRFTQQELPACKPLLTPMIVVTTFALIGIIFIPIGLASLSASEQVVEIVYQYDVDCIPEQSQNDKVAFIQSSVTNKTCTRTLTVPRHMDGPVHIYYELDNFYQNHRRYVKSRSDKQLRSKASEKVTTNCAPEATTSDGSVIVPCGLIAWSLFNDTYSFAIDSKTIEVNKKNIAWQSDKEHKFGNNVYPKNFQMGGLIGGAKLNASIPLSEQEDLIVWMRTAALPKFRKLYGRIEMDLDANDQITVTIQNNYNTYSFEGKKKLVLSTTSWIGGKNDFLGTAYLTVGSLCLFLAMAFIVLYLLKPRTLGDPSYLSWNRNPDGHY, from the exons ATGGGAGATTCGACGTCCCCAAGCGACGGCCCAGCCGAGCCGAGGAGGAAATCCAAGAAACCCAAAT attcGAGATTTACACAACAAGAGCTTCCTGCTTGCAAACCTCTACTAACTCCAATGATT GTAGTAACGACATTCGCTTTGATAGGAATCATCTTCATTCCAATTGGACTTGCTTCCTTGTCTGCATCAGAGCAA GTGGTTGAAATTGTTTATCAATATGACGTGGACTGCATTCCTGAGCAATCACAGAATGACAAAGTGGCATTCATTCAAAGCAGTGTGACTAATAAAACTTGTACCAGAACTTTAACT GTGCCAAGGCACATGGATGGTCCTGTTCATATTTATTATGAGCTTGACAACTTCTATCAGAACCATCGCAG gtatgttaaaagcCGAAGCGATAAGCAACTAAGAAGCAAGGCAAGTGAGAAAGTAACCACTAACTGTGCACCTGAAGCCACAACTTCAGATGGCTCTGTAATTGTTCCATGTGGCCTCATTGCTTGGAGCTTGTTCAACGATACATACTCATTTGCAATAGACAGTAAAACAATTGAGGTGAATAAAAAGAATATAGCCTGGCAAAGTGACAAAGAACATAAATTTGGAAATAATGTTTATCCCAAGAATTTCCAGATGGGAGGTCTGATAGGAGGCGCCAAGCTCAATGCCAGCATACCT TTGAGCGAGCAAGAAGATCTCATTGTTTGGATGAGAACAGCTGCCCTGCCAAAATTCAGAAAACTATATGGCAGAATCGAAATGGACCTTGATGCCAATGACCAAATAACAGTGACGATACAGAACAACTACAACACATATAGTTTTGAGGGGAAGAAAAAATTGGTACTTTCAACTACCTCCTGGATAGGTGGGAAAAATGATTTCCTCGGTACTGCTTATCTCACAGTTGGTAGTCTATGCCTATTTCTTGCAATGGCCTTCATAGTTCTGTATTTGCTGAAACCAAG GACTCTTGGAGATCCTTCATACTTATCTTGGAACAGGAATCCTGATGGACATTACTAG
- the LOC103975801 gene encoding cytochrome P450 86B1: MDSAKQTTVIDSPGASAADGGLFRFLPEIQVIEILMAIFIFVTIHSLRQGRRQGLVVWPVVGMLPSLLLGIRKDMYEWITGVLDSQGGTFVFRGPWFTNLQCVVTADPRNLEHLLKVKFPNFPKGEYFRSTVCDLLGDGIFSADDETWRRQRKTASLEFHSAEFRSMTAQSLVELVHSRLLPVLAVAEAQRAPIDLQDVLLRLTFDNVCMIAFGTDPGCLRPGLPEIPFAKAFEDATEATIIRFITPTAIWKALRYFDLGSERWLRRSIAVVDEFAYEVIRTRREELSSGEQTRTARSDLLTVFTKLRDEDGTAYSDKFLRDVCVNLILAGRDTSSVALAWFFWLLNRHPEVEERILGEIRKITEERGGDEDGELVFKPEEVKRLEYLHAALSEALRLYPSVPVDHKEVVEDDVFPDGTVLKKGTKVIYAIFSMGRMESIWGKDCRDYKPERWLKDGRFMSESAYKFTAFNGGPRLCLGKDFAYYQMKFVAASILHRYHVKVMENHPVVPKMALTMYMKYGLKITLCARDGTKVVGK, from the exons ATGGACTCTGCCAAACAGACCACTGTCATCGACAGCCCCGGTGCTTCCGCCGCTGATGGGGGTCTGTTTAGGTTCTTGCCTGAGATCCAAGTCATTGAGATCCTTATGGCCATCTTCATCTTTGTAACCATCCACTCCCTCCGGCAAGGAAGGCGTCAGGGCCTCGTGGTGTGGCCGGTAGTCGGTATGCTGCCGTCGCTCCTCCTCGGCATCCGTAAGGACATGTACGAGTGGATCACCGGCGTGCTTGACAGCCAAGGCGGCACGTTCGTCTTCCGCGGGCCGTGGTTTACCAACCTTCAATGCGTCGTCACCGCCGACCCTCGCAACCTGGAGCATCTCCTCAAGGTCAAGTTCCCCAACTTCCCCAAGGGCGAGTACTTCCGCAGCACCGTCTGCGATCTTCTTGGCGACGGCATCTTCAGCGCCGACGACGAGACCTGGCGCAGGCAGCGGAAGACCGCGAGCCTCGAGTTCCACTCGGCGGAGTTCCGGTCCATGACGGCGCAGTCCCTCGTCGAGCTCGTCCACTCGAGGCTCCTCCCGGTGCTCGCCGTGGCCGAAGCCCAGCGCGCGCCGATCGACCTCCAGGACGTGCTCCTGAGGCTCACGTTCGACAACGTGTGCATGATAGCCTTCGGGACCGACCCGGGCTGCTTGCGCCCGGGGCTACCGGAGATACCATTTGCCAAGGCCTTCGAGGACGCGACCGAGGCAACTATCATCCGGTTCATCACGCCTACGGCCATATGGAAGGCGCTGCGCTACTTCGACCTCGGGAGCGAGAGATGGCTCAGAAGGTCCATCGCTGTCGTCGACGAGTTCGCCTACGAGGTGATCCGGACCAGGAGGGAGGAGCTCTCGTCCGGGGAGCAGACGAGGACGGCGAGATCTGACCTGCTGACGGTGTTCACGAAGCTAAGAGACGAAGACGGGACGGCCTACTCCGACAAGTTCCTGAGGGACGTGTGTGTGAACTTGATACTCGCCGGTCGCGACACCTCGTCGGTGGCGTTGGCCTGGTTCTTCTGGCTGCTGAACCGGCACCCGGAAGTCGAGGAGAGGATTCTTGGGGAGATAAGGAAGATAACagaggagagaggaggagatGAAGATGGCGAGCTAGTGTTCAAGCCAGAGGAGGTGAAGAGATTGGAGTATCTGCATGCAGCACTGTCGGAGGCTCTAAGGTTGTATCCTTCAGTACCAGTGGACCACAAGGAG GTTGTGGAGGATGATGTGTTTCCTGATGGCACTGTGCTGAAGAAAGGAACAAAGGTTATCTACGCCATATTCTCCATGGGAAGAATGGAAAGCATATGGGGAAAGGACTGCAGGGACTACAAACCGGAGCGGTGGCTCAAGGATGGGCGATTCATGAGCGAGTCCGCGTACAAGTTCACGGCCTTCAATGGCGGACCAAGACTGTGCCTGGGGAAGGACTTCGCCTACTACCAGATGAAGTTCGTCGCTGCCTCGATACTCCATCGTTATCATGTGAAGGTCATGGAGAATCACCCGGTGGTGCCGAAGATGGCGCTCACCATGTACATGAAGTACGGACTGAAGATCACGCTCTGCGCAAGAGATGGAACGAAGGTTGTGGGGAAGTAG
- the LOC135604979 gene encoding formin-like protein 1 gives MSMFAFFLLLSDASLHFLYYMTTITTTTSTATTTSIAIHNRRTLHQPFFPLTSSSLPPAQPPSPSLPKYPSSSATSHSFRPFFPLYPSPPPPPPPSPVATLPTFPANISSLVSSPSRHSPPRLVPAVVSPLLALALLALSLALFVHIRRRRRRGGADKDARSDSLRFFPPDTTASDGRKLSATSSAAPAPAGTAGSEFLYLGTLVNSRGRANESSAAQPAAGGGSPYRKLGSPELRPLPPLPRQFQTTEGGRSSSEEFYSPKNSPGGKGSSAAGPASSSKKPALGSKMERCGSRSSTLSTPSCISSNVASSPTQSSPTTSSPPPLRPPPLLRPPTPSPPKRRPMSHSSPSSPPEADCDRKSATLQYSGQNLQSPRKIGDFARNSVAVGHNPVPPPPPLPPPAPDERREGQNVKMPAFQPPVLVHPRIPVAWSSSVAPENSNAAEKHEENPRPKLKPLHWDKVRASSDQVMVWDQLKSGSFQLNEEMIETLFLSNTGTTTKEMSGGQINPPMNQESRILEPKKSQNIAILLKALNVNKEEVCEALLEGKVDSLGNEILEALTKMVPSREEELKLKEYKNDSPFKLGPAESFLKAVLDIPFAFKRVDAMLYIANFYPEVNHLRNLFRTLQIACEELRSSRMFSKLLEAVLKTGNRMNVGTNRGEAHAFKLDALLKLVDVKGTDGKTTLLHFVVREISRAEGSRLSSANFSSINHQSNTVTDLEYCKLGIQVVSSLSVELSNVKKAAAMDSDMLSFYVAKLGGGLGKIQEVLQLNNSFSNENGHHFHDAMIEFMRKAEDEILDIQARESSTLSMVKEITEYFQGDSTKEESHPFRVFMVIRDFLATLDQVCREVEKINEHNITIMERHFPVTANQTSEPVFPSFQASRSGSSDDDSSLSS, from the exons ATGTCCATGtttgccttcttcctcctcctcagcgACGCTTCACTTCACTTCCTTTACTACATGACGACCATCACCACTACCACGAGTACTGCTACTACCACTAGTATTGCAATCCACAACAGGAGAACTCTCCATCAACCCTTCTTTCCCCTGACCTCCTCTTCCCTCCCTCCAGCCCAACCCCCTTCCCCTTCCTTGCCAAAGTACCCTTCCTCCTCCGCCACCTCACACAGCTTTCGTCCCTTCTTCCCGTTATACCcctctccgccgccgcctcctcccccTTCTCCCGTTGCCACCCTCCCCACCTTCCCCGCCAACATCTCTTCCCTTGTATCCTCCCCCTCCCGCCACTCTCCCCCCAGGCTCGTCCCCGCCGTCGTTTCCCCCCTCCTTGCTCTCGCCCTTCTCGCCCTTTCATTAGCTCTCTTCGTCCATATCCGCAGACGCCGCCGTCGCGGGGGCGCCGATAAGGACGCCAGGTCCGACAGCCTCCGCTTCTTCCCGCCCGACACTACCGCCTCTGATGGGCGGAAGCTGTCCGCCACTTCTTCGGCGGCCCCCGCCCCCGCTGGGACCGCCGGCTCGGAGTTCCTGTACCTGGGCACTCTCGTCAACTCCCGCGGCCGCGCGAACGAGAGCTCCGCCGCGCAGCCTGCCGCCGGAGGTGGCTCGCCGTACCGGAAGCTCGGGTCACCGGAGCTCCGCCCGCTCCCGCCGCTACCTCGCCAGTTCCAGACCACCGAGGGTGGCCGCTCGTCGTCGGAGGAGTTCTACTCACCGAAGAACTCCCCTGGCGGAAAGGGCAGCAGCGCCGCTGGCCCTGCGTCGAGCTCAAAGAAGCCAGCTTTAGGTTCGAAGATGGAAAGGTGCGGGTCTCGGAGCTCGACACTGAGCACGCCCTCATGCATCTCTTCTAATGTGGCTTCTTCGCCCACCCAGTCGTCGCCCACCACTTCATCACCGCCGCCACTTAGGCCTCCACCTCTGCTGCGGCCGCCCACACCATCGCCTCCGAAGAGAAGACCAATGTCGCATTCCTCACCATCTTCACCACCGGAAGCCGACTGCGACAGAAAGTCGGCAACTTTGCAATATTCTGGTCAGAACCTGCAGTCACCGAGAAAAATAGGGGACTTCGCTAGAAACTCAGTGGCGGTTGGACACAATCCagtgccgccaccaccaccactgccacCACCGGCACCAGATGAACGTCGGGAGGGTCAGAATGTGAAGATGCCGGCTTTCCAGCCGCCAGTTCTTGTACATCCTCGAATCCCAGTAGCGTGGAGTTCATCGGTGGCGCCAGAGAATTCCAATGCGGCCGAGAAGCACGAGGAGAATCCTCGCCCGAAATTGAAGCCATTGCACTGGGATAAAGTTCGAGCAAGCTCTGACCAGGTGATGGTGTGGGATCAGCTGAAGTCAGGCTCATTCCA ATTGAACGAAGAGATGATTGAGACATTGTTCCTTAGTAACACTGGCACGACGACAAAGGAGATGTCTGGGGGTCAGATAAATCCTCCAATGAACCAAGAGAGCAGGATCCTCGAACCCAAGAAGTCCCAGAACATTGCAATTCTGCTGAAGGCCCTAAATGTGAATAAAGAGGAAGTCTGTGAAGCTCTCTTGGAAG GGAAAGTTGACAGCTTGGGAAATGAAATTTTGGAGGCACTTACAAAAATGGTACCAAGCAGAGAGGAAGAGCTTAAATTGAAGGAATATAAAAATGATTCACCATTCAAGCTTGGTCCAGCTGAATCCTTCTTGAAGGCTGTGCTTGATATACCTTTTGCATTTAAGAGAGTTGATGCCATGCTTTATATTGCTAATTTCTATCCAGAAGTCAATCATCTAAGAAATCTCTTTAGGACTCTTCAG ATTGCCTGTGAAGAGCTGAGGAGCAGCAGGATGTTCAGCAAGCTTCTAGAGGCAGTTTTGAAGACTGGGAATCGAATGAATGTTGGTACCAACCGTGGTGAGGCACATGCCTTCAAGCTTGATGCCCTCCTTAAGCTAGTCGACGTCAAAGGAACAGATGGCAAGACCACTCTTTTACATTTTGTTGTCCGGGAAATCAGTCGAGCTGAAGGATCTCGCCTCTCCTCTGCCAATTTTTCAAGCATTAACCACCAGTCAAATACGGTAACAGATCTTGAGTACTGTAAACTTGGCATCCAAGTTGTGTCCAGTCTGAGTGTTGAGCTTAGCAATGTCAAGAAGGCAGCTGCAATGGACTCGGATATGCTTAGCTTCTATGTTGCCAAACTTGGTGGAGGACTAGGGAAGATCCAGGAGGTGCTGCAATTAAACAATTCATTTTCAAATGAGAATGGTCACCATTTCCATGATGCTATGATTGAGTTCATGAGAAAGGCTGAGGATGAAATTCTAGATATCCAAGCCCGAGAGAGCTCCACGCTATCTATGGTGAAGGAGATAACTGAATACTTCCAGGGGGATTCAACCAAGGAGGAGTCTCATCCATTTAGAGTCTTCATGGTGATCAGAGATTTTCTTGCAACTCTTGACCAGGTTTGCAGAGAAGTCGAAAAGATTAACGAGCATAACATCACAATCATGGAACGCCATTTCCCAGTCACCGCGAACCAAACATCAGAACCAGTCTTCCCGAGTTTCCAAGCATCAAGGTCCGGGAGTTCAGATGATGATAGTTCATTGTCATCTTAG